Below is a window of 'Nostoc azollae' 0708 DNA.
CCCTTTGTTGGGTTTGTTTAACGATAAATCTTAGAGGATGTCTGAAAAGATATGTAAACATTCAGCTAATCCCTAACGGCACGGTACGCGAACAGCCATCAGCATTCAGCTTTTTCAGGCTAACCGCAAAAATACTTGTTTGATAACTAACGAATTTCTCAAACATTCTGACTCCTGACTCCTGAATTCTTACAAAGATATAGCGGGTGATAGAGTTGAAAGTTTTGTAATATCTATAATGCAGGTAGCATAAGCCATATTTTATATTCACTACTACAAAAACAAAGTCCACCTGTGTGGACTTATTAAAAATCAACGATTCCCAACCCATGTCAGTGGATTTACTTTTGGGAAACCGCTACCCTTGTTGTTTGTGTAGTTGCGGTTTATAAGCACCAGACGTTCTGATTTTTTCGTATAAAGCAACTTGATTTGTTTATTTTATAATTCCAAAATCTATAATTCCCTCCCTGAATCCCCGTGTGTTTGAAACTGAGGAGTGTTAACCTGAAATACTTTCAATTAGATGCCAATGTCGGCTCTGTTCAATCGTTTGCCTAACGAAATCAAATACTTGTCGGCAGTGATTGTTTAATTGAAGTGGGAGTGTTTCATTCTTAATCACAATACTCATTCGAGTTTCCGTTTCAGTAGCACTGGATTTATCTACTAACACCTCCACTGTAACTAATTGAGAGAAAGATACGTTACCCGGAATTTCACGAGCCATAATGTAGTCTGCTGTGTAGTATTGAACATCTAAACCACAGTCCTGTAGTAGTTCTAGCAATAATGCTTGCAGATGGTCGATGGGTACAGAAACGATAAACGAACAGGTATAGCGAGCCATAATAGCCCCAAACTTTGTAACACTTCGTCCATCCTATAATAGAATAAGCTTCAGTCAAGGAAAGTTATCTGCTCAGGAAATGGAATGATGGTGGGTGCTCAAATCACTGGTGCAGCTGTGACTACAAACCATAGTAAAATTGCTAAAATTAGTACGCCGATTTTAATGAGTAGGTAGGCGTTACTATTTGGGATGATAAGATTATATGTCATTTTCTTTCACCTCCATTTACTAATAGCTAATCAAGTATTTGGGGTTGGAGTGAATTAATTAATGGAGTTTCTACTTCTCTTTTATTATGGTCTAAAAATAACTACAGAAGATGTTTAGTAAATTTTATGTAACATTTTGTAGATTTATTTAGAGCATATTGCAGGTTGCTCTATGTACCAAGGAAGAGTAAAAAAGCTATAACCAAGGGGGTTTTGCTACTGACTGTCGAGTGCTGAATGTTATTTGGATCCTAACACCCAGCCTCAACAGATAAGTTTGTGATTTACTGAAGGTGGGCATTGCCCACCGTACCTTTGTTGAAAAGGTGCAAGATATCAGTAACAGTATTTATGCTTCTGGTACGTCAATCAAAATATTGCCGTCTTCCACGCGCACAGGGAATACTGGTAGGGTTTTTTCTTGGGAAACCATTGATAGGAGTTTACCCACTCCAGGTGGCCAAGGACACCAGGTTTTTACTTCTCCAGTATTTAGGTCAAAAGCACTGCGGTGGAAAGAACAAACAATTCCTCCATCTTCGATTTTCCCAGGTTTTAGGGGTAATTTCAGGTGAGGGCAGTTATTTTCCACGGCATAAAGCTGATTTTCGTGGTTTACCACCAAAATATTTTTGTTACCTACTTTCACTACTTGTCGCGCACCGGAGTCCAGTGCATTTTCTGCGAGAATTTTTGTCCAGGCCATATAGTTCTCCTTCTTTTACATATCTGTTCTAAGTTTCCCGCAATTTTGTCCTGTGCGATCGCTTATAGTCTGCTACCCGGATGTCTCTTGTTTGCGAGCGCTAGGGTAAGTAGGTAGACACAAATAAACATAACTATGTAACAAAATGTAAATTACTTGAAACCCACCTTCCGCACCCTAACTGTCACACAGAGTAGTACACAAAAACTAAAGCTCCTGCAAGGAAGAAAAGGCTTAATGAGAATAGTATGATTAAAATGGCTATAGAGTGAGAGAATAAAGTTTTGTAAAGAAGATAAAAGAAAAGAAAATTTAATGATTTAAAAATTAAATTAGAACAGAAGAAGAAATGATTTAATCACAACAGGAGTTGTGGATAATTCTGTTGTGAAATCAAAGGTTCAAAAAATGGAGATTCAAAACCTATACCATTTAGGCATAGTACCAGGAATAATAGACGCCATAGGAGTAGTAGAAATAATCAACGAATTAATAGGAGTTGAAATTGGAGAGAAATTAAGTCCGGGTCATGTAGTAAAAGCCATGATAATAAACGGGTTAGGATTTGTATAAAAACCCTTATATATGTTTCCCCAAGATTTTGAAACAATCCCCTGTGACCATCTAATAGGAACAGGAGTAACACCAGAATATCTCAAAGACGATAAACTGGGGAGAGTCATGGATAAACTATTTATAAAAGGATTGGATAGAATATTTTTTCTTGTCGCCTTAAAAGCAGCCCCAAAATTTGGAGTATCCCTATGAGCAGGGCATCTAGACTCATCATAAATGCACATACATGGGCAATATAATACCAGCTTACCAGAAGTAATATTTGAGAGTCAAAAAGTAGGAAATAATCAAGAACTAGAAGAATTAGCAGTAAAATCACCAAAAGAAATAACCATTACCTACGGTTATTCTGGTGACCATAGACCGGAGTTAAAACAGTTCATCATAGAAATGATATGTTCAGGAGATCGAGACATACCAATATATATTTTTAAAACTAGCATCGGGAAACCAAGCAGATTCATCATGCTTTGCTAAAATAGCAGTAGAGTACCAAAAACAATTAAAAGTTAACAGTCTCATAGTAGCAGACTGGTCCTTATATACAGAATCAAATCTAAAAATGATGAATGATGTCAGATTTAAGCTGGTTATGTCCAGTGCCATTAAGCGTAGAATCAGCACTATCATTAATATCAACATTACCAGAACCAGAATTTATTGATAGTAACTTACCCGGATATAAACTAGCTTCAAAAACAGTAAATTATCCAGGAGTAGAACAAAGATGGTTAGTAGTGCAAAGTCAAGAAAGAAGAGAATTAGACCTGGGTAAGCTCTCACAAAAAATTACCAAGGCACAATCAAAAGCTGTGCAAGATTTGAAAAAGTTATCACCAGAAAAATTTGCTTGTGAAGCTGATGCTATCAAGGGGTTATCTAACCTATTCAAACAATTCAAATATCACCAAATTAACCAGAGTAAAGTTACTCAAATCAAATCTAAGAAAAAAGATAGTTCAGGAGAGATATCCTCTGAAATATCAGCTACGTTCTCCCAGAATGAAAGTAAAATTAATACAGAATTTCTGAGGGCAGGTCCTTTTATTATTGCTACAAACCTTTTGGATTCAAATGAACTTACCCATGACTCCATCTTGAATGAATATAAAGCTCAACAGTCTTGCCAGAGAGGGTTTGCTTTTCTCAAAGACCCATTATTTTTCGCAGACAGTATTTTCCTAAAAAGTCCAGAGAGAATAGAGTCCCTTGGAATGATTATGGCTTTATCTCTGCTGGTTTATACTTTAGCTAAACGACAAATTACAACCGCTGTGAGAGAGTCTAAATCAACCGTAAAAATCAATTGGGCAAACCAACTGACCGCCCCAGTTTACGCTGGATTTTTCCATACTTTCAGTCTATTCATTTAGTTAAACTAAACCAAGAAAAATACATCTATTACTGGACTCAAGAGAGAGATTTCATTGTGAATCTTTTACCATATCATTGTTTTCCCTACTATCAATTAGTTACCTAATTTTTCTCTCTATTAATTTATCTCTATTAATTTAATTTCTATCAGAAAATAACCTAATGTCGTTGATTTATAGCTCTATTTTACTATGTCCATAATTTCTTTTTTTACTTCAATCTATTAGTCTAAGTTATGATTTATCTCTTGAATATCTTCATTTATCTGTTGACTCCTCTGGGCGGTGTTCTTTCTTATTGCTCCTTATTGAGAATAGCTTTTAATGCTATTTTTGGTGCTTTACTGTTTCTCCAATGCCTTTCTTCACTGCATATGTTTATTTTTATGCTCCCTTGGATTTTTTCTCTCCGTAATTTCTCTCTGTGGCAGTTTAGGGTGCCGAATGTGGGTTGAAACCCTTGGGATTGCTTGATTCCCCTTTGCTGCATTCGCCATGACATAGTTATAAATTTTTCCGCCCACCTACTTATCTTCAGGACTTAGGCAACTGGCACAGGCGATGGGTGGAATATAGTACATCGGTATTAAAAAATCGGATACCAAAAGCTTTGTTAACCCATAAGAAGTAGCTGCAACAGGAAACATTATTGAAATATTCATGAGAAAATAGGTAGGAGATTGTATTAGATAAATGTTGCTGAAGGTAATGAGATTTACTAAACTTGATTACTGCCAATACTTATGAACTAGTCAAATTAATTATACAATTACTAATTTAGCAGAGCATTTAGAAAGTATTAGCCATGATGCAATTAACTTTTATTTAAAAACCGAAAAGTTAACATCTCGTTTACTATGGGATAAGGTGAAAGAGGTAGTAGAACCTGATGGTAATGGGTACATCATATTTGATGATAGTGTTTTACACGAAAGATATTCTGAAGAAATAGAGATGGTGAGGAGACAATATAGTGGTAATGAACATGGCATACTCAAAGGAATTGGTGTAGTCAGTTGTGTATATGTGAATGCTAAAGTTCAAAGATTTGGGGTAATAGATTACAGCATTTTTAATGCTGATGTGGATGGTAAAACCAAGATAGACTATGTGAAAGATATGCTGCAAAACCTGGTCTATCATCAGCTTTTCCCCTTTGATACGGTTTTGATGGACACATGGTATGCAGTAAACAGTTTCATGCTATATATTGATAGTTTAGACAAAATTTATTATTGCCCTTAAAAAAAATCGGTTAGTTGATGATACATTTGCCAAAGAAAAAGATAAACCTATTGAATTATGAGAATGGAGTACTGAAGAGTTAGAATGTGGTAAAATTATAAAAATTAAAGGGTTTCCCGCTCAGAAAAAAGTGAAACTACTCCGGGTGGCTGTTTCTACCAACAGAACGGATTATCTCGCTACTAAGGATTTATCTCAAAGTTCTACGAATGTTGTAAAAGAGGTATGTAAAGTTCGTTGGGAAATCGAGGATTTTCACCGAGAGATTAAACAAATAAGTGGCATTGAATCTTGTCAATGTCGTAAAGCTAGGCTTCAAATAAATCATATTGCTTGTGCAATGTTGGGTTGGATTAGATTAAAGAATTTAACCTATAAAACTGGTCAAACTGTTTATTAAAACAAGCATAGATTGCTTTCTAATTATTTAATTCAGCAACTAAAATGCCCAAGTCTTCCTATGTGCTTGGTTTGAGTTCAATTGTTACGTGCCAGGGCTACATCCCGCAATATTCTCATCCTTAAATCTCAACCATCTTATAGTTAATTAAGGAGAAAAGTATCTTGTCAGATTTAATCTAGTAAGCACAACCACCGCTAGAATTTATCCCTCCAGCATTTAACCGCTGACTATTAAGATTTGTACATCTCTTTTTACCAAACTGGATGACATGGAAAACTCCTATCAGTCAAATTTAAGCAGATAATATTGAAGTTCTAGCGGATCCATATCGTCAATTTCAGGAAGGTAAGATTCGGCTTTATGTTAGCGTTTCGACATCCTCAAGGCGCAGATCCCCTGTGTTTAGGTTATTTCTTTTCCCAACTTATACCGAAGGTAGCACAGGAGCAAAAAATAGACCTAAATGATCCAATTCATGTTCATTTTATTTATGACCGTGGTATTCCTCTATGGGCTGGTAAACATATTGGTTGGACTGCTTCTAATTTAAGTGGAACTCCTATCCAGCGGGTTAAGGCTGACTGGATGGGATTACGTTCAGCACGAGATTTGTATATTAATGGAAAATTTCCAATGGCTACTGCACCTTCAGGTGCCACTAATAGTTTATGAGAAATTGTCAGTCCATTAGAACCTGGTATTGCACAAATGGGTTTTTGGTGTGCAGAAGATTTGCAAAAAGCAGGTAGGGATGAAGAGGACTTCATTGTCCCCGTGGGGCTGAAATATAGTTATATTAATGAACCTTGGGCTCCGTTGGCTAATTTGTTAAGTGAATTATAAACGGCTAGTAATTGTTCTGTAGACTCAGATAATAATGCAACTTCCTTTGAAGTTCTTCATCCCAAAATTTTGAGTTTATCATAACATATGTTATCCTTAATCGAGCAGTATTACACCAAGTTTTATCATCAAATATTGCCTACTCCAAAAACTATTGGCGTAGAGATTATAGATATAAATACAGCCTTAAATTATCGATTATAAGCTGTAATAAATGTAGCCTATTTATTGCCGAACAAAACTTTAATTTAGCATCTAGAGGAAATTGGAATGATAGATGTAGACGAGTATAACAAGCTGATTAGAATTATATATTTAGAGAGTACTTTAAGGATATTAAATCATTAATACCAACTGGAAAAAGCTTAGGCGGGCGCATTGCCAAATGCGGAAGAAGCATATTATCGGATGTGGCACATGAGGTTAGTAGAAAGTTTTGTGGCTGTTTCTGGTATTTACATCCGTGAAAAACCAACAGTAGAAAGATTTGCTGAAACTACCTTACTCTTATGGGATATAGTCAATAAAATTAAAGGTAATAATCCTTTAAAACGTCCCCAATTGGGTAAGCAAAAAGTGCAGATTACTGTCGGTACACCAATATCTGTTTCAGAACGCTATCCAGCTTATAAAGGTAGTCGCGTTAGTGCCAGACAAGCAGTAGCTGAATTGACAAATGATTTGCGTACAAGTCTTAATTTGCCTTAGAGATTAACACGAAGTACACAAAATTGTTAATTGAGTAATCGGTAAGGTGGGTCTTACCCACCTAATTAGTTTAGCAATATTGTTCTACAATTCACTCACACGACCTACACCAACAGCATCAACTACTACCTGATCACAAGAAATTCTACCACTGGGAATCAACAAATCTGCTAATTTTTTCCCAGGAAGAGGAAGCTTGATTTTAATGCGAATTTCTGTGGCAATGTCGTTGCTAAATTTGAGGTTAAGACTGGTAGACGTTCCAGTACTAAAGGTTCTTTAAAATGCTTTTTTAGCTTCAAATAAAGTAATTGTTTCACCAATATTTTGAGCAAATAAATCCCTCACATCTGAAGCATTAACGTCTTTGACTAGATCAATGGCTATATCATAATAAGCATCTGCATCTCTGCCGTTACAAGTTCCATGTTTAGTCCATTCATGACGCTCAAGATTAGATTTTACACCGGGCATGATTTTAGTTAATTCACTGTTTATCTCTGGATCAATATCTACTATAGGCAAAGCTTTCCAATTTCCTATTTCGTCTTTGTTGATATCATCAGATGGGACACCTAGGAAAATTTATCACGCCATAAACCCTGTAAGATAAATTATTGGCATCATAGCTATTTTCAGTTTGATCAATACATTCTTTCTTGGTTGGATGGGTTTCACAAAAAGCTGACTGCCAAGAGAGTGGCAATAAATATTTTCCAGCACAGCCTTTAGTTAGACAACCTGGAGCAGTTACAGGTTGATTCCTAGTATTAGTGTTATTGCTGGTTGCATTATAAGTGATGTCTGCACTGGCTAAACTCAATTGACCACAGTTTTTATTAACCCATTTATTACGCCCTTCGACTTTAATAGATACATAATCTCCGTCTTTAATATTCAAACCAAAGGCTTAGTAAATCTGTTCTGATGGAAGTGATACAGGCTCATTTTTAGTTCTGCTGCTCGTGTAACCTTCGCAGCCATTAGAGGTGAAATTCCCTGTCATGGGATAGTCAGCATAGGTTGCTTGCTGGCCAAGAAGCAGAAAAAAGAGTAAAAACGCTATGATAAATCGCATACAATACTTATATGTGTAGAATAATACTGTATTAATCTACTATGCTTGTATTCTCTTTAGTGGTAGTGTTAACTCAATTTTATCTTTTATATAGGAATCCAATTTGATTTCTGATAGCTTGCGTGGCGTAGCCACGCAAGCTATCAGCAACGTCTTAAAACACATTTATCTGACCATCATTGAGAATATAAAGAGAGCGATCACCT
It encodes the following:
- a CDS encoding Rieske (2Fe-2S) protein encodes the protein MAWTKILAENALDSGARQVVKVGNKNILVVNHENQLYAVENNCPHLKLPLKPGKIEDGGIVCSFHRSAFDLNTGEVKTWCPWPPGVGKLLSMVSQEKTLPVFPVRVEDGNILIDVPEA
- a CDS encoding ribonuclease T2 family protein; the encoded protein is MPIVDIDPEINSELTKIMPGVKSNLERHEWTKHGTCNGRDADAYYDIAIDLVKDVNASDVRDLFAQNIGETITLFEAKKAF